A stretch of DNA from Candidatus Binataceae bacterium:
ACCAGATAAGCTTCGATCTCCAGAAGGGTTTGCGGCTGGGCGCCGCTGTGCCGGCGGTCCAGATTTACGAAAACGCCGACCTGCGCCGCTATTTTCCCGGACTTACCGAGGCCGCGCACCTTATCGGATCGAACCAGATCCAGAGCCGCGCTTCTGTGGGCGGCAACCTGTGCAATGGCTCGCCGGCGGCCGACACCACTCCGGCGCTCATCGCGCTGGGTGCCAAATGCCGAGTGGCTGGTCCAAAAGGAGAGCGCATCGTGGCAGCAGAGGATTTCTGCACCGCGCCTGGCCGGACCGTGCTGCAGCCGAACGAAATCCTCGTAGAACTCCAAATCCCGGTGCCCGCGCGCCATTCCTCAGATGCTTACCTGCGCTTCATACCGCGCAACGAGATGGACATTGCGGTGGTCGGAGTCGGCGCTTCAGTGACGTTGGACCTCGAAGGAGACCGGTTCACTGACGCGCGCATCGCCCTCGGCGCGGTCGGACCGACACCGATATTCGCAGGCAAGGCTTCACAGGCGCTCGAGGGCAAAAAAATAGACGCCGCAGCGATCGATCGCGCGTGCAAGCTCGCAATCGAGCAGAGCTCGCCGATCGACGACATGCGCGGCACGGCCGAGTTCCGGCGCCACCTGGTTGGCGTGCTTACGCGCAGGACGCTCGCGATCGCGATAGAACGCGCGAGGATGGTATAGCCGCCTCCGCAGTACAGAATCGAATCGCTCGCAACGGCCCCAACGCGATAACCGACGATTGATTGAACAAAGATTAGACCAACTGATTAGACAAAGATTAAACATGGATAAAAAGACGGTAGTAGAAACGACGATCAACGGCGAACAAGTGGAATTCCTCTGCGAGCCGCGCCAGAGCCTGCTCGAGGTTCTGCGCGACGTACTCGGGATGACCGGCAGCAAGGAAGGATGCCTGACCGGCGACTGCGGCGCGTGCAGCGTGATCGTGGACGGCCGGGCCGTCTGTTCCTGCCTGATGCTGGGCGTCGAGGCCGGGGGCCACAAGATCGAAACCGTCGAGGGACTCGCGCAAGGCGCCAAGCTGCATCCGCTGCAGCAGAAGTTTCTCGAAAACGCGAGCCTCCAGTGCGGCATCTGCACCCCGGGCTTCCTGATGTCGGCCAAGGCGCTGCTCGACCATAACCCGCATCCGACCGAGGCCGAGATTCGCTACGCGCTGGCGGGCAATCTCTGCCGCTGCACCGGCTATGACAAGATCGTTCACGCGGTGCTCGAAGCCTCCAAGGGGGGCGCGTCCAAGGCGGCCTGAAGGAGCCGTGACGGCGCTATTGCCAGAAGCGCCAGGCACTGCAAAAGTTTTCGTTAAAGGGAGATAGCTGACATGGCAGCGACGACAGAAGGAAACCAATTCCGGGTGATTGGAACGCGCCCGATCCGTCACGACGGAGTCGAGAAAGTTACCGGCGCGGCCCGCTACGGGGCCGACTACTCGTTCCCGGGAATGCTCTACGGCAGGGTGCTGCGCAGCCCGCACGCGCACGCGATTATCAAATCGATCAAGTTCGACAAGGCGCTCAAGCTCCCCGGTGTCAAGGCGGTCGTGACCGCGGCCGACCTGCCGGAGCTGCCCGACCGGATCGAGCAGGGCGGCGAGCTGCCGATCAACCTGCATCACCTGACCTGCAACATCCTCGCCCGCGGCAAGGCGCTCTACGACGGCCACGCGGTGGCCGCCGTCGCGGCGACCAGCCCGCATATCGCCGAAGAGGCGCTGCGCCTCATCGAGGTCGATTACGAGGTGCTGCCGCCGGTGATGACGGTTGAGGACGCGATGGCGCCGGGCGCGGCGATCCTGCTGCCCGCGCTGCGCAACAAGGAGGACGGCCCCGACAAACAGACCAATGTCGCCGCCCACATGCAGTTCAAGCGCGGCGACGTCAACGAAGGCTTCGCCAAGGCCGACTACGTGATCGAGCGCACCTTCAAGACCGCGATGGTCCATCAGGGATATATCGAGCCGCACAACGCGGTCGGCATCTACAACTCCGACGGCCACGCCACCATCTACTGCTCGACCCAGGGCAGCTTCGTGGTGCGTTCGTTGAGCGCCGCCGTGCTGGGCATCCCCGAGGGCAAAATCCGCGTCGTGCCGGCCGAGATCGGCGGCGGCTTCGGCGGCAAGACCACCATCTACCTCGAACCGCTGTCGGTGCTGCTCTCGCAGAAAACCGGCCATCCGGTAAAGATGACGATGAACCGCGCCGAGGTGCTGCGCGCGAGCGGCCCGACCTCCGGCGGAACCGTGCGCTGCAAGATGGGCGCGACCAAGGACGGCAAGATCGTCGCCGCCGAGGCCTGGATGGCCTACGAGGCGGGCGGCTTTCCCGGATCGCCGGTGCCGATGGCCGCGATGTGCATCCTCGCGCCGTATGACATCCCCAATATCGTGGTGGACGCCTACGACGTCGTCGTCAACCGGCCCAAGACCGCGGCCTACCGCGCGCCGGGAGCGACCAACGCGGCGTTCGCTTCCGAAACGATCGTCGATGAGCTGGCCGCCAAGTGCGGGATGGATCCGTGCGACTTCCGCATCAAGAACGGCGCCCACGAAGGCACGCCGCAGACCGCCGGGCCGCCGTACAAGCGGATCGGCATGATCGAGACGATCGAGGCGATCAAGAACAGCCCGCACTACAAGAGCAAGCTCACGGGGAAAAACCGCGGACGCGGCGTCGCCACCGGTTTCTGGTTCAACATCGGCTTCCAGTCCTCGGCGATCGTCAATATTCATAACGACGGCACCGCCAGCGTCGTCACCGGCTCGGTGGATATCGGCGGGTCGCGCGCCTCGATGGCGATTATCACGGCCGAGGTGCTCGGCCTCGACGTAAACGACGTTCGCCCGCTTATCGCCGACACCGACGCGATCGGCTACACCGACGTAACCGGCGGCAGCCGCACCACCGTCGCCACCGGACTCGCCGTTTACGAGGCCGCGCAAGACGCCGTACGCCAACTCAAGGAGCGCGCGGCCAAGCTGTGGGAGAAGAAGCCCGAAGAGGTCGCGTTCAACAACGGCGTGCTCACCTCCAAGAGCAACGGCGTCAAGCCGATGACGATCAAGGAGATCGTTCCGCGCCTCGGCCGCACGGGCGGCCCAATCACCGGACGGGCGACGGTTAACGCGCGAGCGGTCGGTCCGGCCTTCGCCACGACCTGCGTCGACGTCGAGGTCGATCCGGAAACCGGCAAGGTCTCGATCCTGCGCGCCACGTGCGCGCAGGACGCCGGCAAGGCGGTCCATCCGAGCTACGTCGAGGGCCAGATGCAGGGCGGCACCGTCCAGGGCATCGGCTGGGCCCTCAACGAGGAGTACTTTTACGACTCCAAGGGCGTGCTGCGTAACTCGGGACTGCTGGATTACCGGATGCCGACGTGTCTGGATCTCCCGATGATCGAAACCTGCATCGTCGAGGTTCCGGCGCCCGGCCATCCGATCGGCTCGCGCGGCGTGGGCGAGGTCTCGATCGTGCCGCCGCCGGCGGCGGTCGCCAACGCGATCGCCAACGCGGTCGGCGTGCGGATGACGGAGCTGCCGATGTCGCCCGGGCGCGTGCTCAAGGCGATCCTGCACAAGGAAGGCTCCT
This window harbors:
- a CDS encoding xanthine dehydrogenase family protein subunit M, with the protein product MHAINYEAPTTLKDAVALLAQHGEKGRPLCGGTDLIIQLRAGVRRPDYVVDVKKIPELNQISFDLQKGLRLGAAVPAVQIYENADLRRYFPGLTEAAHLIGSNQIQSRASVGGNLCNGSPAADTTPALIALGAKCRVAGPKGERIVAAEDFCTAPGRTVLQPNEILVELQIPVPARHSSDAYLRFIPRNEMDIAVVGVGASVTLDLEGDRFTDARIALGAVGPTPIFAGKASQALEGKKIDAAAIDRACKLAIEQSSPIDDMRGTAEFRRHLVGVLTRRTLAIAIERARMV
- a CDS encoding (2Fe-2S)-binding protein; translated protein: MDKKTVVETTINGEQVEFLCEPRQSLLEVLRDVLGMTGSKEGCLTGDCGACSVIVDGRAVCSCLMLGVEAGGHKIETVEGLAQGAKLHPLQQKFLENASLQCGICTPGFLMSAKALLDHNPHPTEAEIRYALAGNLCRCTGYDKIVHAVLEASKGGASKAA
- a CDS encoding xanthine dehydrogenase family protein molybdopterin-binding subunit → MAATTEGNQFRVIGTRPIRHDGVEKVTGAARYGADYSFPGMLYGRVLRSPHAHAIIKSIKFDKALKLPGVKAVVTAADLPELPDRIEQGGELPINLHHLTCNILARGKALYDGHAVAAVAATSPHIAEEALRLIEVDYEVLPPVMTVEDAMAPGAAILLPALRNKEDGPDKQTNVAAHMQFKRGDVNEGFAKADYVIERTFKTAMVHQGYIEPHNAVGIYNSDGHATIYCSTQGSFVVRSLSAAVLGIPEGKIRVVPAEIGGGFGGKTTIYLEPLSVLLSQKTGHPVKMTMNRAEVLRASGPTSGGTVRCKMGATKDGKIVAAEAWMAYEAGGFPGSPVPMAAMCILAPYDIPNIVVDAYDVVVNRPKTAAYRAPGATNAAFASETIVDELAAKCGMDPCDFRIKNGAHEGTPQTAGPPYKRIGMIETIEAIKNSPHYKSKLTGKNRGRGVATGFWFNIGFQSSAIVNIHNDGTASVVTGSVDIGGSRASMAIITAEVLGLDVNDVRPLIADTDAIGYTDVTGGSRTTVATGLAVYEAAQDAVRQLKERAAKLWEKKPEEVAFNNGVLTSKSNGVKPMTIKEIVPRLGRTGGPITGRATVNARAVGPAFATTCVDVEVDPETGKVSILRATCAQDAGKAVHPSYVEGQMQGGTVQGIGWALNEEYFYDSKGVLRNSGLLDYRMPTCLDLPMIETCIVEVPAPGHPIGSRGVGEVSIVPPPAAVANAIANAVGVRMTELPMSPGRVLKAILHKEGSSVASAAAD